A part of Planococcus sp. MB-3u-03 genomic DNA contains:
- the mnmE gene encoding tRNA uridine-5-carboxymethylaminomethyl(34) synthesis GTPase MnmE: MEFDTIAAISTPSGEGAIAIVRLSGPEAVAIADRLFRAPSAKALAEQASHTIHYGHIEDPATKETAEEVMVALMRAPKTFTREDVVEINCHGGIVSVNRVLSLALRAGARLAEPGEFTKRAFLNGRIDLSQAEAVMDLIRAKTDRAMDVALTQMEGRLSRLISSLRQALLESIAQMEVNIDYPEYDDVEEMTRPMMLEKAQWVQSEIAKLLKTSQQGKILREGLSTVIIGRPNVGKSSLLNSLVQENKAIVTEIAGTTRDIIEEYVNVRGVPLRLVDTAGIRETEDIVERIGVERSRKVLKEADLILYVLNYAEPLTEEDLLLFEAVRDMNYIVVINKTDLPQQIDLDQVKELTSDTRLVTTSLIEEEGIDQLEEAIAELFFEGEIEAGDMTYVSNVRHISLLHQAHQTISDAITAAEMDVPVDMIQIDVTRTWEILGEIIGDTADDGLLNQLFSQFCLGK, translated from the coding sequence ATGGAATTCGATACGATCGCCGCGATTTCCACGCCAAGCGGTGAAGGGGCTATCGCCATCGTCCGTTTGAGCGGGCCGGAAGCGGTGGCCATCGCAGACCGTTTGTTCCGTGCGCCGTCTGCTAAAGCGCTCGCTGAACAGGCAAGCCATACCATCCATTACGGCCATATCGAAGATCCCGCGACGAAAGAAACGGCGGAGGAAGTAATGGTCGCATTGATGAGAGCACCAAAAACATTTACCCGTGAAGATGTTGTGGAGATTAATTGCCACGGCGGCATCGTATCGGTCAATCGTGTCCTATCACTCGCCCTAAGAGCGGGTGCACGGCTTGCAGAGCCAGGTGAATTCACCAAGCGCGCATTTCTTAACGGGCGCATCGACCTGTCACAGGCAGAAGCCGTGATGGACTTGATCCGCGCGAAAACGGACCGTGCCATGGACGTCGCCCTGACGCAGATGGAAGGGCGCTTGTCGCGCCTCATCAGTTCGCTGCGCCAGGCGCTATTGGAATCGATCGCACAGATGGAAGTGAACATCGATTATCCCGAATATGACGACGTGGAAGAAATGACACGCCCGATGATGCTCGAAAAAGCGCAATGGGTGCAATCGGAAATCGCCAAATTGCTCAAAACTTCCCAGCAAGGCAAGATTTTGCGGGAAGGCTTATCGACCGTCATCATCGGCCGCCCGAATGTCGGGAAATCGTCGCTATTGAACAGCTTGGTCCAGGAAAACAAAGCCATTGTCACAGAAATCGCCGGAACGACGCGCGATATCATCGAAGAATATGTCAATGTCCGCGGCGTGCCGCTGCGTCTCGTCGATACGGCAGGCATCCGGGAAACAGAAGACATTGTCGAGCGGATCGGCGTCGAACGATCGCGTAAAGTGTTAAAAGAAGCCGATTTGATCCTCTATGTATTGAATTACGCAGAACCATTGACAGAAGAAGATCTGCTGTTATTCGAAGCGGTCCGCGATATGAATTATATCGTCGTCATCAACAAGACCGATTTGCCGCAACAGATCGACTTGGATCAAGTAAAGGAACTGACCAGCGACACACGTCTCGTGACGACTTCTTTAATTGAAGAAGAAGGCATCGACCAGCTCGAAGAAGCGATCGCCGAATTGTTCTTTGAAGGGGAAATCGAGGCGGGGGATATGACCTATGTCTCCAACGTTCGCCATATTTCGCTGTTGCACCAAGCGCATCAAACGATTTCGGATGCGATAACAGCCGCTGAAATGGATGTGCCGGTCGATATGATTCAAATCGATGTGACCCGCACATGGGAAATCCTCGGGGAGATCATCGGCGATACGGCAGATGACGGCTTATTGAACCAATTATTCTCGCAGTTTTGCCTAGGAAAATAA
- the jag gene encoding RNA-binding cell elongation regulator Jag/EloR, which yields MKHLTQTGKTVEQAIENALEILKKSRDEVTVRVIEEGKKGFFGFGAKDAEVEVTVMETGQPETEKAPQQTEKTPEQADSAKPSEEEIAAEMPSAPTEEGEEPDFGGSAEEPAVKPSNDKAIEETKTYLQDVAKGMKIDDLTVAHEKQGKTVRFKLESEKVAMLIGKRGQTLNSLQQLAQLVANRHAEQFMIVELDAENYRERRQETLEQLADRMADKAIRTGNRVQFEPMPSYERKVIHQALSRRLDIDTYSEGKDPNRYLVIEPHK from the coding sequence GTGAAGCATCTTACACAAACGGGGAAAACGGTCGAACAAGCGATTGAAAATGCGTTGGAAATACTGAAGAAATCACGGGACGAAGTAACGGTCCGCGTTATCGAAGAAGGAAAAAAGGGGTTTTTCGGATTCGGGGCAAAAGATGCGGAAGTTGAAGTCACAGTGATGGAAACAGGACAGCCAGAAACTGAAAAGGCGCCGCAGCAGACGGAAAAAACGCCGGAACAAGCGGACAGCGCCAAACCTTCTGAAGAAGAAATTGCGGCAGAGATGCCGTCAGCTCCGACGGAAGAGGGAGAAGAGCCGGATTTCGGCGGATCAGCTGAAGAACCGGCAGTGAAGCCATCGAATGATAAAGCGATCGAAGAAACGAAAACCTATTTGCAGGACGTTGCAAAAGGCATGAAGATCGACGATTTGACCGTTGCGCATGAAAAACAAGGCAAAACGGTGCGTTTTAAACTGGAAAGTGAAAAAGTGGCGATGCTCATCGGCAAAAGAGGACAGACCTTGAATTCGCTCCAGCAATTGGCGCAATTGGTGGCAAATCGCCACGCTGAACAATTCATGATCGTCGAGCTGGATGCAGAGAATTACCGGGAGCGCCGCCAGGAAACCTTGGAACAATTGGCGGACCGGATGGCGGACAAAGCGATCCGCACCGGAAACCGTGTCCAATTCGAACCGATGCCGTCTTACGAGCGGAAAGTGATCCATCAGGCGCTGTCGCGGCGACTGGATATCGACACTTATTCGGAAGGCAAAGACCCGAACCGCTATTTGGTCATCGAACCGCATAAATAA